In Flavobacterium sp., a single window of DNA contains:
- a CDS encoding dicarboxylate/amino acid:cation symporter: MQITETKKKSFIKGLTGQILIAMFLGAALGIILHHYISPEAAQSFSTKIKMLATVFIRLVQMIISPLVFTTLVVGIAKLGDIKTVGRIGGKALGWFFTASFISLLIGLFYVNILEPGVGLKLGHVDMASASEVTAKTQNLSFENFVEHIVPKSIIEAMATNEILQIVIFSIFFGLAAASLGNTVKPVIGALDKISHIVLKMVNYVMNFAPIGVFGAIAAVFAVRDAEELLITYFKFFGSFLLGIGTLWVVLIAVGFIFLKGRMIELLKRIIGPLAIAFGTTSSEAVFPKLTEELESFGVKDRIVSFMLPLGYSFNLDGSMMYMTFASIFIAQFYNVHLDLGTQMAMLLVLMLTSKGIAGVPRASLVVVAATCGMFKIPVEGIALILPIDHFCDMFRSATNVLGNALATSVVGQWENGNEENFNTIEEK; the protein is encoded by the coding sequence ATGCAAATTACAGAAACTAAGAAAAAATCATTTATTAAAGGATTAACCGGGCAGATTTTAATTGCAATGTTCCTTGGCGCAGCTCTTGGAATTATTTTACATCATTATATTTCGCCAGAAGCGGCACAGTCTTTTAGTACCAAAATTAAAATGCTGGCGACAGTTTTTATCCGTTTAGTACAAATGATTATTTCTCCTTTGGTTTTTACTACTCTGGTTGTTGGAATCGCAAAATTAGGAGATATAAAAACGGTGGGTAGAATTGGAGGAAAAGCACTTGGATGGTTTTTTACGGCTTCGTTTATCTCATTATTAATTGGTTTGTTTTACGTTAATATTTTAGAGCCTGGAGTAGGTCTGAAATTAGGACACGTAGATATGGCTTCGGCTTCTGAAGTAACAGCTAAAACACAAAATTTATCTTTTGAAAACTTCGTTGAGCATATTGTTCCCAAAAGTATTATTGAAGCAATGGCAACTAATGAAATTTTACAAATTGTAATTTTTTCTATTTTCTTCGGATTAGCTGCAGCTTCTTTAGGAAATACTGTAAAACCAGTAATTGGCGCTTTAGACAAAATATCACATATTGTATTAAAAATGGTAAACTATGTAATGAACTTTGCTCCAATTGGAGTTTTTGGTGCCATTGCAGCCGTTTTTGCTGTACGTGATGCAGAAGAATTATTAATTACGTATTTTAAATTTTTCGGTTCATTCTTATTAGGAATTGGAACATTGTGGGTTGTTTTAATCGCAGTTGGTTTTATTTTCTTAAAAGGAAGAATGATCGAATTATTAAAACGCATCATTGGGCCTTTGGCAATTGCTTTTGGAACAACAAGTTCAGAAGCTGTTTTTCCTAAGTTGACAGAAGAATTAGAAAGCTTTGGCGTAAAAGACAGAATCGTGTCATTTATGCTGCCGCTAGGATATTCATTTAACCTTGACGGAAGTATGATGTACATGACTTTTGCCAGTATTTTTATTGCGCAGTTTTACAATGTACATTTAGATTTAGGAACTCAAATGGCAATGCTTTTGGTTTTAATGCTTACGAGTAAAGGAATTGCGGGTGTACCGAGAGCAAGTTTAGTTGTAGTTGCAGCAACCTGCGGAATGTTTAAAATTCCGGTAGAAGGAATTGCATTGATTTTGCCAATTGACCATTTCTGTGATATGTTTAGAAGTGCAACCAACGTACTAGGAAATGCACTTGCAACTTCGGTTGTTGGGCAATGGGAAAATGGAAATGAAGAAAATTTTAATACAATAGAAGAAAAATAA
- the aroC gene encoding chorismate synthase, which translates to MAGNSYGTLYKITTFGESHGEALGGIIDGCPSGIELDFEAIEVEMSRRKPGQSAIVTQRKEPDAVQFLSGIFEGKTTGTPIGFIIPNTNQKSDDYSHIKDNYRPSHADYVYDQKYGFRDYRGGGRSSARETASRVVAGAIAKQMLPEIKINAYVSSVGPIHLDTPYQELDFSKIESNPVRCPDEKSAAIMEEYIRDIRKQGDTVGGVVSCVIQNVPVGLGEPVFDKLHAELGKAMLSINAVKGFEYGSGFSGSEMKGSEHNDLYNPDGTTKTNLSGGIQGGISNGMDIYFRVAFKPVATIMQTQDSLDNKGNITPMTGKGRHDPCVVPRAVPIVEAMAAIVLADFYLINKTY; encoded by the coding sequence ATGGCAGGAAACAGCTACGGCACCCTATATAAAATAACAACATTTGGAGAATCGCATGGTGAAGCTTTAGGCGGAATCATTGACGGTTGTCCGTCAGGAATAGAACTTGATTTTGAAGCAATTGAAGTTGAAATGTCACGAAGAAAACCGGGACAGTCAGCAATTGTAACCCAAAGAAAAGAACCAGACGCGGTTCAGTTTTTATCTGGAATTTTTGAAGGAAAAACGACCGGAACACCCATTGGTTTTATTATTCCAAATACCAATCAAAAATCAGATGATTACTCTCATATAAAAGATAATTACAGACCAAGCCATGCTGATTATGTATATGATCAAAAATATGGTTTTCGTGATTATCGCGGCGGCGGAAGAAGTTCTGCACGCGAAACTGCCAGCAGAGTAGTAGCAGGCGCAATTGCAAAACAAATGCTTCCTGAAATTAAAATTAATGCTTACGTTTCTTCTGTTGGTCCAATTCATTTAGATACACCTTATCAGGAATTAGATTTCTCAAAAATAGAAAGCAATCCGGTTCGCTGTCCTGATGAAAAATCAGCAGCAATTATGGAAGAATATATTCGTGATATTCGTAAGCAGGGAGATACCGTTGGAGGTGTTGTATCTTGTGTAATTCAAAATGTTCCGGTTGGTTTAGGTGAACCTGTTTTTGATAAATTACATGCTGAATTAGGAAAAGCAATGCTGTCTATCAATGCAGTAAAAGGTTTTGAATACGGAAGCGGTTTCTCTGGCTCAGAAATGAAAGGCAGCGAACACAACGATTTATACAATCCGGACGGAACTACAAAAACAAATCTTTCAGGTGGAATTCAGGGCGGAATAAGCAACGGAATGGATATTTATTTCAGAGTGGCTTTTAAACCTGTTGCGACTATCATGCAGACTCAGGATTCTCTCGATAATAAAGGAAATATTACACCAATGACCGGAAAAGGACGTCATGATCCGTGCGTGGTGCCTCGTGCAGTACCAATCGTTGAGGCGATGGCTGCGATTGTTTTGGCTGATTTTTATTTAATCAACAAAACATATTAG
- a CDS encoding UDP-2,3-diacylglucosamine diphosphatase, whose protein sequence is MKKRNVELVIISDVHLGTYGSHAKELNNYLSTIKPKTLVLNGDIIDAWQFRKSYFPKAHLRVIQRIIGMASKGTKVYYITGNHDEILRKFSDMNMGNFSLVDKLVLELDDKKAWIFHGDVFDASVQHSKWIAKLGGLGYDYLILMNRFANWCLAKLGREPYSFSKKIKASVKKAVKFISDFETTATDLAIEKNYDYVICGHIHEPKILTKENKHGSTLYLNSGDWVENLTALEYHKKRWKLYSYTHTHFTEEENLFEMEDNLTSQMLSNIILKK, encoded by the coding sequence TTGAAAAAACGAAATGTCGAACTGGTCATTATTTCTGATGTCCATTTGGGAACTTACGGAAGCCACGCTAAAGAACTAAACAACTATTTATCAACCATTAAACCTAAAACTTTAGTTTTAAATGGTGATATAATTGATGCATGGCAATTTAGAAAATCTTATTTTCCGAAAGCGCATTTGAGAGTCATTCAGCGTATTATTGGAATGGCTTCAAAAGGCACAAAAGTGTATTACATTACCGGAAATCATGACGAAATACTTCGAAAATTCAGCGACATGAATATGGGCAATTTTTCTTTGGTCGATAAATTAGTTTTAGAATTAGACGATAAAAAAGCCTGGATTTTTCACGGAGATGTTTTTGATGCTTCTGTTCAACATTCTAAATGGATTGCAAAACTGGGTGGATTAGGTTATGATTATCTAATTTTAATGAATCGCTTTGCTAACTGGTGTCTGGCTAAATTAGGACGCGAACCTTATTCTTTCTCCAAAAAAATCAAAGCCAGTGTAAAAAAAGCTGTAAAATTTATTTCAGATTTTGAAACTACTGCAACAGATCTGGCAATAGAGAAAAATTACGATTATGTAATCTGCGGTCATATTCACGAACCTAAAATCCTTACTAAAGAAAATAAACACGGCTCTACTTTATATTTGAATTCTGGAGACTGGGTTGAAAATTTAACTGCACTCGAATATCATAAAAAGCGCTGGAAATTATATTCGTATACTCATACTCATTTTACAGAAGAAGAAAACCTATTTGAAATGGAAGACAATCTAACATCTCAAATGCTTTCGAATATTATTTTAAAAAAATAA
- a CDS encoding N-acetylmuramoyl-L-alanine amidase yields MNGLNKIKVIFTLFLTITSFCTYSQSNVFKVTLDAGHGDHDFGAVYSGRIEKNIALAIVLKVGKILELNPNVNVIYTRKTDVFIDLVERANIANRANSNIFVSIHCNANKNTAADGTETYVMGLSKVASNLEAAKKENSVITLEKDYKRKYEGFDPNSPESMIGMTLMQEEYLDNSISLASKIEDNFERLGKKIRQGGVKQAPFMVLHKAYMPRVLVETGFVSNPTEGNILNSEEGQDDIAKAIAEAILSYKREYFGTGTPEAMEAKPVRDTSTPKKTAVVEAAKSAPKGTFFKVQLIASIKKTPLEPKNFKGLKNVTMIYENNIYKYFYQETSDYEAAKKYLEEAKSKGYGASFLIATKDGEKISIQDAIK; encoded by the coding sequence ATGAATGGTTTAAACAAAATTAAGGTAATCTTTACTTTATTTCTAACAATAACGTCATTTTGCACATATAGTCAATCAAATGTTTTTAAAGTAACACTTGATGCTGGTCATGGAGATCACGACTTTGGTGCAGTTTACAGCGGACGGATTGAAAAAAATATTGCCTTGGCTATTGTTTTAAAAGTGGGGAAAATTTTAGAGCTTAATCCAAATGTTAATGTAATCTATACTCGTAAAACAGATGTTTTTATCGATTTGGTCGAAAGGGCCAATATTGCAAACAGAGCCAATTCAAATATTTTCGTTTCAATTCACTGTAATGCCAATAAAAATACGGCAGCAGACGGAACAGAAACCTATGTAATGGGTTTGAGTAAAGTAGCGTCAAATCTGGAAGCGGCAAAGAAAGAGAACTCGGTAATTACGTTAGAGAAAGATTATAAACGTAAATACGAAGGTTTCGATCCTAATTCGCCGGAATCAATGATTGGAATGACCTTAATGCAGGAAGAATATCTGGATAACAGTATTTCATTGGCAAGCAAAATTGAAGATAATTTTGAAAGACTTGGGAAAAAAATCAGACAAGGCGGTGTAAAACAAGCCCCATTTATGGTACTTCATAAAGCATATATGCCAAGGGTTTTGGTTGAAACAGGATTTGTTTCTAACCCAACAGAAGGAAATATTTTAAATTCAGAAGAAGGTCAGGACGATATTGCAAAAGCCATAGCCGAAGCTATTTTGAGTTATAAAAGAGAATATTTTGGAACAGGCACACCAGAAGCAATGGAAGCTAAGCCTGTAAGAGATACTTCAACACCAAAGAAAACAGCAGTGGTAGAAGCGGCTAAAAGTGCTCCAAAAGGAACATTTTTTAAAGTACAGCTTATAGCTAGTATTAAAAAAACACCTTTAGAACCTAAAAACTTTAAAGGGCTAAAAAATGTAACCATGATTTACGAAAACAACATTTATAAATATTTTTATCAGGAAACTTCTGATTATGAAGCGGCCAAAAAATATCTGGAAGAGGCTAAAAGTAAGGGGTATGGCGCATCCTTTTTAATCGCGACAAAAGACGGAGAAAAGATAAGTATTCAGGACGCAATCAAATAA
- a CDS encoding MlaD family protein: MKITREIKTAVLVIASILLFIWGYSFLKGKDLFTNYHTLYVQYDNVEDLSPSAPVTLNGLAIGKVSKITIDEHTGKLLVELQLKTDFPISKTSKAALYSPSLIGGKQIKIIPNLADKEPSEDGQTLEAAVELGLTESLGGKIAPIEDKLNAMLLNIDKLVTGLNNVLDKKGQDDLKKTLAELSQTMEQFHKASGSINNILDTNKAQINGVVTNFNKMSSNFNKISDSLNKADLGKTVRNLNQTLAKVDMLMTNLNSGKGTAGKILNDEALYNNLTKTSKELELLLQDVRLYPTRYVNVSLFGKKNKPYVAPAEETKSTDKK; encoded by the coding sequence TTGAAAATAACAAGAGAAATTAAAACGGCTGTATTAGTCATCGCATCAATTTTATTATTTATTTGGGGCTACAGTTTTTTAAAAGGCAAAGACCTTTTTACAAATTATCACACATTATATGTTCAATATGATAATGTTGAAGATTTGTCACCATCTGCTCCCGTTACTTTAAACGGACTTGCTATTGGTAAAGTAAGTAAGATAACTATCGACGAACATACCGGAAAATTATTAGTTGAATTGCAATTAAAAACTGATTTTCCTATTTCTAAAACCAGTAAAGCAGCTTTGTATTCGCCAAGTTTAATTGGAGGAAAACAAATCAAAATTATTCCAAACCTTGCTGATAAAGAACCATCAGAAGACGGTCAGACATTAGAAGCGGCTGTTGAACTTGGTTTAACAGAATCTTTAGGCGGAAAGATTGCGCCAATTGAGGATAAGCTTAATGCAATGCTTTTAAATATTGATAAACTGGTTACAGGTTTAAACAATGTTTTAGATAAAAAAGGACAGGACGATTTAAAGAAAACTTTAGCAGAACTAAGCCAGACAATGGAGCAGTTTCATAAAGCATCTGGAAGTATCAATAACATTTTAGATACAAACAAAGCGCAGATAAACGGAGTCGTGACAAACTTTAATAAAATGTCAAGCAACTTTAACAAAATATCTGATTCTTTAAACAAAGCAGATCTTGGAAAAACGGTTCGTAACCTAAATCAGACTTTAGCAAAAGTAGATATGCTGATGACTAATTTGAATTCTGGAAAAGGTACAGCTGGTAAAATATTAAACGACGAAGCTCTTTATAATAACCTTACAAAAACTTCAAAAGAACTTGAATTGTTATTACAAGACGTGCGTTTATATCCAACCCGCTACGTGAATGTTTCTCTTTTCGGAAAGAAAAACAAACCTTATGTAGCACCTGCTGAAGAAACAAAATCAACTGATAAAAAATAA
- the bshA gene encoding N-acetyl-alpha-D-glucosaminyl L-malate synthase BshA yields the protein MKIAIVCYPTFGGSGVVATELGLELARRGHEIHFITYSQPVRLALLNPNVHYHEVNVPEYPLFHYQPYELALSSKLVDMVKLYKIEVLHVHYAIPHAYAGYMAKQMLKNEGINLPMITTLHGTDITLVGNHPFYKPAVTFSINKSDYVTSVSQSLKDDTLKLFKIKNKIKVIPNFIELDKVRKDPTEPCHRYVMAKADERIVTHISNFRKVKRIPDIIKIFYNIQKEMPAKLMMVGDGPEKERAEVLCMELGIYDKVIFFGNSNEIDKILCMTDLFLLPSETESFGLAALEAMACGVPVISSNSGGLPEVNFDGVSGYLSDVGNVDEMAANAIKILKDDNTLKEFKANALEVAKNFDIKNILPKYEALYQRAIDDYKE from the coding sequence ATGAAAATAGCAATAGTTTGTTATCCAACGTTTGGCGGTAGTGGGGTAGTAGCCACTGAGTTAGGTCTTGAATTAGCCAGACGCGGACACGAAATACACTTTATAACTTATAGTCAGCCAGTAAGATTGGCGCTTTTAAATCCAAATGTTCATTATCACGAAGTAAACGTTCCTGAATATCCTTTATTCCATTATCAGCCTTACGAATTGGCCTTGTCAAGTAAATTGGTTGATATGGTTAAATTATACAAAATAGAAGTTCTACACGTGCATTACGCAATTCCGCATGCTTATGCAGGTTATATGGCAAAACAAATGCTTAAAAACGAAGGAATTAATCTTCCGATGATTACAACGCTTCACGGAACTGATATCACGCTTGTTGGAAATCATCCCTTTTATAAACCTGCAGTAACTTTCAGCATCAATAAATCAGATTATGTAACTTCGGTTTCCCAGAGTTTGAAAGACGATACTTTGAAATTATTCAAAATCAAAAATAAAATTAAAGTAATTCCGAATTTTATTGAACTGGATAAAGTTAGAAAAGATCCAACCGAGCCTTGTCACAGGTATGTAATGGCTAAAGCAGATGAGCGAATTGTAACGCATATTAGTAACTTTAGAAAAGTAAAACGTATACCGGATATTATTAAGATTTTCTATAATATTCAGAAAGAAATGCCAGCCAAATTAATGATGGTGGGTGACGGTCCTGAAAAAGAAAGAGCTGAAGTTTTGTGTATGGAACTTGGAATCTACGACAAAGTAATTTTCTTTGGAAATAGTAATGAAATCGACAAAATTTTATGCATGACCGATTTGTTTTTACTGCCATCAGAAACTGAAAGTTTTGGTTTGGCGGCTTTAGAAGCTATGGCATGCGGTGTTCCTGTAATTTCCAGTAATTCAGGCGGACTTCCAGAAGTTAATTTTGATGGTGTTTCGGGATATTTAAGCGATGTTGGAAACGTTGATGAAATGGCTGCAAACGCAATTAAAATATTAAAGGACGATAATACGTTAAAAGAGTTTAAGGCTAATGCATTAGAAGTGGCGAAGAATTTTGATATAAAAAACATTCTGCCTAAATACGAGGCTTTGTATCAGAGAGCAATTGACGATTATAAAGAGTAA
- a CDS encoding (Fe-S)-binding protein, with protein sequence MSESLVVPTMAEMLAEGKQPEVLFWVGCAGSFDDRAKKITKAFVRILNRTNVSFAVLGTEESCTGDPAKRAGNEFLFQMQAMMNIEVLNAYEAKKIVTACPHCFNTLKNEYPELGGNYEVIHHTEFLKSLIDDGRLTVEGGQFKGKKITFHDPCYLGRANKVYEAPRDLIQKLDVELVEMKRSKANGLCCGAGGAQMFKDAEPGNKEVNVLRTEDALEVKPDIIAAGCPFCNTMLTDGIKHEHKEGEVKVMDVAELIANAQDL encoded by the coding sequence ATGTCAGAAAGTTTAGTAGTGCCAACAATGGCAGAAATGCTTGCCGAAGGAAAACAGCCAGAGGTTTTGTTTTGGGTAGGTTGTGCAGGAAGTTTTGATGATAGAGCAAAAAAAATTACCAAAGCATTTGTACGTATTTTAAATCGTACTAATGTTTCGTTTGCAGTATTAGGTACAGAAGAGAGTTGTACTGGAGATCCTGCAAAAAGAGCCGGAAATGAATTTTTGTTTCAAATGCAGGCCATGATGAATATCGAGGTCTTGAATGCTTATGAAGCAAAAAAAATCGTAACAGCTTGTCCGCATTGTTTTAATACATTAAAAAATGAATATCCTGAATTGGGCGGAAACTATGAAGTTATTCATCATACAGAGTTTTTAAAATCATTAATTGATGATGGAAGACTTACTGTTGAAGGCGGACAGTTTAAGGGAAAGAAAATCACTTTTCATGATCCGTGTTATTTAGGAAGAGCCAATAAAGTTTACGAAGCACCAAGAGATTTAATCCAGAAATTAGACGTTGAATTAGTTGAAATGAAACGTTCTAAAGCAAATGGATTATGTTGTGGAGCAGGAGGAGCACAAATGTTTAAAGATGCAGAACCGGGAAACAAAGAGGTAAACGTATTACGTACAGAAGACGCTCTGGAAGTAAAGCCAGATATTATAGCAGCGGGTTGTCCGTTCTGTAATACAATGTTAACTGACGGTATCAAACATGAACATAAAGAAGGCGAGGTAAAAGTAATGGACGTTGCTGAATTAATTGCTAATGCGCAGGATTTGTAA
- a CDS encoding ABC transporter ATPase → MYIPFENLPGESRIWIYQSNRKFSEEEFSEIETDLKAFVEDWAAHGTSLEASFLLKYNRFIILAVNQEVQAATGCSIDSSVEFIQGLEKKYNVDLLDKMNVTFKLGEHIAHKPLIDFKKMVKDKAVTGNTIVFNNLVTNIEEFNDAWEVPAADSWHSRFF, encoded by the coding sequence ATGTATATACCTTTTGAAAATTTACCTGGTGAATCAAGAATTTGGATTTACCAATCGAACAGAAAATTTTCTGAGGAAGAGTTTTCTGAAATCGAAACTGATTTAAAAGCTTTTGTAGAAGATTGGGCTGCTCACGGAACTAGCCTTGAAGCTTCATTTTTGCTAAAATACAATCGTTTTATAATATTAGCAGTAAATCAGGAAGTGCAGGCTGCAACCGGATGTTCTATTGATAGCTCTGTAGAATTTATTCAGGGATTAGAAAAAAAATATAACGTTGATTTATTGGATAAAATGAACGTTACTTTTAAACTTGGAGAGCATATTGCACATAAACCATTAATTGATTTCAAGAAAATGGTAAAAGATAAAGCAGTAACCGGAAACACAATTGTGTTTAATAACTTGGTTACGAATATTGAAGAATTTAATGATGCTTGGGAAGTTCCCGCTGCCGACAGCTGGCACAGCAGATTTTTCTAA
- a CDS encoding protease complex subunit PrcB family protein encodes MKKVISVLVIFVLVSCGAKKSTGSTALYEVLTEQSDGGGNIKFFEILTEPNEIKMLENDPLLTAKMKQADIANSNYVILNMGEKNTGGYSIGIESVEETDKNIIITVKEKNPAPDAMVTQSITYPYTVVKVHSKKEIIIK; translated from the coding sequence ATGAAAAAAGTAATTTCGGTTTTAGTAATTTTTGTTTTGGTTTCCTGCGGTGCAAAAAAATCAACGGGATCAACAGCTTTATACGAAGTTTTAACAGAACAGTCTGATGGTGGTGGAAATATCAAATTCTTTGAAATTTTGACAGAACCTAATGAAATCAAAATGCTGGAGAATGATCCGCTTTTGACGGCAAAAATGAAACAGGCTGACATTGCCAATTCTAATTATGTGATCCTAAATATGGGTGAGAAAAACACCGGAGGATATTCTATTGGAATTGAAAGTGTTGAAGAAACTGATAAAAATATCATCATTACAGTAAAAGAAAAAAATCCGGCTCCGGATGCAATGGTAACACAGTCTATTACTTATCCTTATACGGTTGTAAAAGTGCATTCTAAAAAGGAGATTATTATCAAATAG
- a CDS encoding (Fe-S)-binding protein: protein MSYLDNILFAILLVVGFGFFAASVKKIIRNINLGVDVDRKDNPKARWKNMAMIALGQSKMVRRPVAGILHIFVYVGFIIINIELLEIIIDGLLGTHRIFAPYLGVVYDVLIASFEILAILVIFAVTVFWLRRNFIRLKRFIHSDLTGFPKSDANYILYFETVLMILFLLMNASDLHLQNVPGGVFHKAGSFPISQFIAPIFNGMSNELVVILFETFWWLHIVGILIFMNYLYFSKHLHILLAFPNTYFANLKPEGQFDNLASVTNEVKLMMDPNADPFAAAPPADENAAPAKFGASDVQDLNWVQLLNAYTCTECGRCTSSCPANQTGKKLSPRKIMMDTRDRLTEVGKNIDANKGVFVPDNKSLLNDYITPEELWACTSCNACVEECPVNISPLSIIMDMRRYLVMEQSAAPMSLNAMMTNIENNGAPWQYSQQDRLNWKNEN, encoded by the coding sequence ATGAGTTATTTAGATAATATTTTATTCGCCATACTTCTTGTCGTAGGTTTTGGTTTTTTTGCAGCGAGCGTAAAAAAAATCATCCGCAACATTAATTTAGGAGTTGACGTAGATAGAAAAGATAATCCTAAAGCTCGTTGGAAAAACATGGCTATGATTGCTCTTGGGCAGTCAAAAATGGTGAGACGCCCTGTTGCCGGAATACTTCATATTTTTGTTTATGTAGGTTTCATAATTATTAATATCGAATTACTAGAAATTATAATCGATGGATTATTAGGAACTCATAGAATTTTTGCACCATATTTAGGTGTAGTTTACGATGTTTTAATTGCTTCATTTGAAATATTGGCCATACTGGTAATTTTTGCTGTTACTGTTTTTTGGTTAAGAAGAAACTTTATCAGACTGAAACGTTTTATACATTCTGATTTAACAGGATTTCCTAAAAGTGATGCAAACTACATTTTGTATTTTGAAACTGTTTTAATGATTTTGTTTTTATTGATGAACGCCTCAGACCTTCATTTACAAAATGTTCCGGGAGGAGTTTTTCATAAAGCAGGAAGTTTTCCAATCAGTCAGTTTATAGCGCCAATTTTCAACGGAATGTCGAATGAATTGGTTGTAATATTATTTGAAACATTTTGGTGGCTGCATATTGTAGGTATTTTGATTTTTATGAATTATTTGTACTTCTCAAAACACTTACACATTCTTTTAGCATTCCCAAACACGTATTTTGCTAATTTAAAACCAGAAGGACAGTTTGATAACTTAGCTTCAGTTACTAATGAGGTTAAATTAATGATGGATCCAAATGCTGATCCTTTTGCAGCGGCTCCGCCCGCAGATGAGAATGCAGCACCGGCTAAATTTGGAGCAAGTGACGTTCAGGATTTAAACTGGGTTCAGCTTTTAAATGCATACACTTGTACTGAGTGCGGACGTTGTACCTCTTCTTGCCCTGCAAATCAAACGGGTAAAAAATTGTCTCCACGTAAAATTATGATGGATACAAGAGATCGTTTAACTGAGGTTGGGAAAAATATTGATGCTAATAAAGGTGTTTTTGTTCCAGACAATAAATCACTTTTAAACGATTATATTACTCCTGAAGAATTATGGGCATGTACGTCTTGTAATGCTTGCGTAGAAGAGTGTCCGGTAAATATCAGTCCGTTATCTATTATTATGGATATGCGTCGCTATTTAGTTATGGAGCAGAGTGCTGCGCCAATGTCATTGAATGCAATGATGACTAATATCGAAAATAACGGTGCGCCTTGGCAATACAGCCAGCAGGACCGTTTAAATTGGAAAAACGAGAATTAG